From a single Aquincola tertiaricarbonis genomic region:
- a CDS encoding DUF1203 domain-containing protein, producing the protein MSFSFQLVGLDPTPFIPLFDLPDRQLAERSARRCIADASPGYPCRISLEDAQPGDELLLLPYLHQPAASPYRASGPIYVRRGAVQRQLPAGVVPGYVSSRLISYRAYDADHMIVDASVGEGIDAASEIVRLFSHDAVAYLHLHNARRGCYSCQAVRA; encoded by the coding sequence ATGTCCTTCAGTTTCCAGCTGGTCGGCCTCGACCCGACGCCCTTCATCCCGCTCTTCGACCTGCCTGACCGGCAACTGGCCGAGCGGTCGGCCCGGCGGTGCATCGCCGACGCGTCGCCGGGCTATCCCTGCCGCATCAGCCTGGAGGACGCGCAGCCCGGCGATGAATTGCTGCTGCTGCCGTACCTGCACCAGCCGGCGGCCTCTCCCTACCGTGCTTCGGGTCCGATCTACGTGCGCCGCGGCGCCGTGCAGCGCCAGCTACCTGCGGGCGTGGTCCCGGGCTACGTGAGCAGCCGACTCATCTCCTACCGCGCCTACGATGCCGACCACATGATCGTGGACGCCAGCGTGGGCGAGGGCATCGATGCGGCCAGCGAGATCGTCCGCCTGTTCAGCCATGACGCCGTGGCCTACCTGCACCTGCACAACGCGCGGCGTGGCTGCTACTCGTGCCAGGCCGTGCGTGCCTGA
- a CDS encoding MetQ/NlpA family ABC transporter substrate-binding protein: protein MRLSSKRLFLRVASFTAVALMLPLQTVQAQTVLRVAASPVPHAEILEFVKPKLQAEGIDLQVKVYTDYVQPNLVVDEGQLEANFFQHRPYLRAFNKDRKTKVVEVPNSAVLIEPFGGYSRKITSVAQLKTGAVVAIPNDPSNSGRALALLAQQGLIKLKDPISIQATARDVVDNPRKLQFRELEAAQLPRALGDVDLALINTNYALEAKLNPLKDALFLEDGLKSAYGNFIAARADNADSPAIRKLVAALHTPEVRQFIQTKYKGTITPAF from the coding sequence ATGCGCCTCTCTTCGAAACGCCTGTTCCTTCGTGTCGCTTCCTTCACCGCAGTGGCCCTGATGCTGCCGCTGCAGACCGTGCAGGCGCAGACGGTCTTGCGGGTGGCGGCTTCGCCGGTGCCGCATGCCGAGATCCTGGAGTTCGTGAAGCCCAAGCTGCAGGCCGAGGGCATCGACCTGCAGGTCAAGGTGTACACCGACTACGTGCAGCCCAACCTGGTGGTGGACGAAGGCCAGCTGGAGGCCAACTTCTTCCAGCACCGGCCCTACCTCCGCGCCTTCAACAAGGACCGCAAGACCAAGGTGGTGGAGGTGCCGAACAGCGCGGTGCTCATCGAGCCCTTCGGCGGTTATTCGCGCAAGATCACCTCGGTGGCGCAACTCAAGACGGGCGCCGTGGTCGCCATCCCCAACGATCCCTCCAACTCGGGCCGGGCACTGGCGCTGCTGGCGCAACAAGGCCTGATCAAGCTCAAGGACCCGATCAGCATCCAGGCCACCGCGCGCGACGTGGTCGACAACCCGCGCAAGCTGCAGTTCCGTGAGCTGGAAGCCGCGCAGCTGCCCCGTGCGCTGGGCGACGTGGACCTGGCGCTGATCAACACCAACTATGCGCTGGAGGCCAAGCTCAACCCGCTCAAGGACGCGCTGTTCCTGGAAGACGGCCTGAAGTCGGCCTACGGCAACTTCATCGCCGCGCGCGCGGACAACGCCGATTCACCGGCCATCCGCAAGCTGGTGGCCGCGCTGCACACGCCCGAGGTGCGGCAGTTCATCCAGACCAAGTACAAGGGCACCATCACGCCGGCCTTCTAA